The Pyrus communis chromosome 5, drPyrComm1.1, whole genome shotgun sequence region CTCCAGTTCTAGAATTTTGAAGCAATTTCCTTGCTTGTGTTTGCCTCTGGGTCTTCGACGTGATGACCAAACAACGTCCCGTCTGTCCGTCCACTCACCAAACACTAGTTCCTGTCGTTCCTTTTCACCACACTAGGCGTGGCAGACGACATTTCAGAATTTCAAATCAAAGTCGAGGTGGACTTGTGACCTTGAGCCCAAAACCATTTCAGAACTTCTAAAGGCGGTGAGGCCTACTACACAATGAGCCCAAAACCATTTCTGAACTTCTAAGAGATGTCAGACGGCCCAGAGGCAGAAGGCCAGACCCATTAAATTTATGATTCACTATTCACTGCTCATTGTTCTTTTCattcgggttttttttttttttttaaaatatttttatatattattttttgttcaatttttcttaatttttttcaacttaattttctttttcacaaataaGTTTTAATTTCACTAACTAGTTTGCTTTTTACAAATTAGAGTTACTTTTGTATTAGGACCGCAAAAGCAACAAAGTTCGAGTGGCAATTGGCAAGTaagtaatttttataatatatgttGGAATTTTAATTGGTATGATGTatgttgataattttttatgatATATGTTAGACTGATGTCTTagtatttttataatatatggTAAATGTTAGAATGATAATTTAAACTAAGAATTTTTGTTAATTGAAGCCATCTTACTATCTTAGCCATGTCTTTTAGGAAACAACTCTTTGGTaatatgaagaaagaaaaaagataaagaACTTGTCAAAAGTTTAAGAGGAtctcttaataaaaaaatttctaaaaagAACGAATCGGTTGAAACTTTGGTAGAAAATGATGTTGAAGAGTTACAAGATGTTGGTGAGAAGTATCGTGATCATGAAAATGGTGACGATGTAGAGGAAGTTGTTAGTGATAAGTCTCATGACCATGAAAATGGTGGTGGTGTAAAGGGAAATGTTGGTGCTAACCAAATAATGTTGAGTAAAATATTGAATCTTAATAACATGTTTTCCATTTAAACATTTATGATCCACGAGTTTGAGATTGTCTTAACGCAGAAATGAGAGACATACTTGTAGAAAAATGGCCAATTAGGGAAACCAATCTCACTTATCCCAAGGACAAGCTCCCTAGAAAAAATTTCACACACTATTATGATCGAAAATTACTAACAAGTGAAATTTGTGATAGGAAATAGCTTGTGTACTCAATAGAGTTGGATAGAGTATTCTGCTTTCATTGTAAATTGTTTAAAACAATAGTCTCAAAAAGTGAATTAGCAAAAACTGGAATTAGTGATCGGAGACATCttagttgtcacatcccggcccggggcggatcacttcccaggctcgcttcaccaccatagcacgatattgtccgctttgggcttaccattctctcacggttttgtttttgggaactcacgagcaacttcccagtgggtcacctatcatgggattgctcaagcccccttctcgcttaacttcggagttcctacggaactcgaagccagtgagctcccaaaaggcctcgtgctacgtagggatgggaatatacatataaggatcactcctctgggcgatgtgggatgttacaatccaccccccttaggggcccgacgtccccgtcggcacaccatggccagggttaggctttgataccaaatctGTCATATCCCAGctcagggcggatcacttcccgggcccgctccaccaccatagcacgatattgtccgctttgagattaccattccctcacggttttgtttttgggaactcacgagcaacttcccagtgggtcacctatcatgggattgctcaagcccccttctcgcttaacttcggagttcctacggaacccgaagccagtgagctcccaaaatgcctcgtgctaggtagggatgggaatatacatataaggatcactcccctggacgatgtgggatgttacattagTGAGAAGCTTGAGCATCATGAACAAAGTAAAGAACATCTCACTAATTCGAAAAGTTGGGTTGGGCTGAAAACTAGATTgacaaaaaatcaaacaattgacAAAAATTTCAGGTGTGAATCAAGAAAGAGACACATCAATGGAAACAAGTGATGCTTATAATTACTACTGTTATGAAATGTCTTGTCATACGTAATTTAGCATTTCGTGGAACAAATCAAAGACCGTATGAAGTCTCTATTGGAAACTTCTTAGATTTACTTGAAATGATTGCGAAGTTTGATTCAATAATGCAAGAGTATTTCCGACTTATTGACAATAAAGAGATTCATCGTCACTATTTGAgccataaaatttaaaatgagttGATAGTTACTTTTGTTTCAAGAGTCAAAAcagaaatcattaaaaaaaataaaagaggctACATTTTTTTCGGTCATTCTTTATTGTACTCTTGATGCAAGTCATGTAGAACAAATGACTTTAATTTTAAGATGTGTTGACTTTGTGAAGtagatcaataaaaaaataaaaaaaataaaaaataaaaaaaagagtattTTTTGGAGTTTTTAAGTGTGGAAGATACATCAAGacaatgaatttttaattagtCACAAGATGTACTAAAGTTTATTGATCTTGATATTGATAATGTGGGGGCACAAGGTTATGATAATGGATCCAATATGAGAGGGAAACACCAAGGTGTACAAAAAAGATTGTTAGACATAAATCCTAAAGCTTTTTATATGCCATGTGGTTCTTATTGtcttaaagaaaaatatttttttggagCGTGTCAATGTATATATAATGTGTTTTCCAACTCTACAAAGCATTGGAATATTTTGCTTGAACATATTGATGGTTTAACTTTGAAATCGTTGTTAACTACTCAATGGGAAAGTCATATTGAAAGTGTTAAGGCAATTAAATCCCAAGTGTCCAGAATTATAGATGCTTTGTTTAAGCTGGTGGAAATTACGAAGAATCTCCAATTGAGCAGGGATGCATGATGCTTAGCATCATGAGAACTTTCAAGTTTTGACTTTGTATTAAGTTTGGTTATTTGGTATGACATTTTGTTAAAGATTAACATGGTGAGCACAAAAATTACAATCTAAAGACATACGTCTTGATATTGCTGTGAAGGCATTGGAAGCACTTGTTATGTTTTTTGAAAACTTCATAAAACTGGTTTGCTTCTACCATGAGTAATGCTAAAGAAATTGCACTTGATTCAGAAATTGGCCATATTTTTCAAACTAAACATCATAGAACTAGAAAAAAAGATCATGATGCAATTGTTGGTAGTGAGAGGGAACAACAGTCTGCTGAAGCATCATTTAGAACAATTATTTTCTTGTTATTATGGATATTGCTTTTTCACAACCAATGTTTGAAATATCTTGGATATGCTCGATATTTTCACGGAAATATTCAAAAATTTAGGGAACAATATGGAAAGAATGGGGTGAAGTACGAGATATTTTCGGAAATCAGTCAATTTCCTCGATATTTTCAGGAAATATCCAATGTTTGCAGACAATTTACAAAAAGTTTGCAGGAAATATCCATGAGcctatttattatttattttttaaattctttctttatggtattagtttacTTCAATAAAACTTGTACTGCTTTCATGaagaaaatttcaattaaattatGTATAATTTATTCTTTCTGGTGAAATGCTTTATCTTATTACTTGTCACTAGAaggaagtttttcttctcacataTCACATACTTATTGGTTACACAGTAACTAATAATTAATTCTTGATTCATACATGTGTTGTGGCTTCATTTGACATTCcctaaaaactaattttaaattttcatgtttttgagcAAATTTCTATTATTTCTTTCAATATCGATATACGATATATTCATCgatatttccacaaatttgTCTATCGATATTTCTACAGGTATTGATATTTTAAACAATGTTCTCAACTAAAACACATGTTTGAACAGTCGAAGAATTTTGAATCTATTTTTGACTTCTTATTCGATACAACAAAGTTAATTTCATTGGATGATCAAGAGCTAAAAGAATGTTGTATGAATTTTGAAGCACATTTGAAACATGGAAATTCCATTAATGTAGATCGAGTTGTCTTATATTCTGAATTATAGATATTGTATACGATGTTACCTGAAGAATCATTTCATTCTAATAGGCTTTGGACATCTATGGAAATAACAGGGTTAGCAAGAGAAATTGACATGTGTCCAAATGTGTTGATTACTTGCTGTGTATTGTTGACCGTACCTGCGACTGTGATATCTGCAGAAAtaagtttttcaaaattgaaattattgaCCTCTTACTTGCAGACCACTATGACTTAAGATAAGCTAAATGGATTACCAATCTTAAGCATTGAAAATGATGAGGTTGAAGACTTTGGAGTATGATGatataattgtcacatcccagcccgggcgggatgtgacaatttggtattagagcctaaccctggccgcgtgtgtgccgacgaggacgtcgggcccctaaggggggtggattgtgacatcccacatcgcccagaggagtaATCCTTATATGTTTATTCCCATCCcaacctagcacgagaccttttgggagctcacgggcttcgggttccatgggaactccaaagttaagtgagtagtgcacgagagcactcccaagatgggtgacccattgggaagttctcgtgtgagttcccagaaacaaaaccgtgagggtgtagtcggggcccaaagcggacaatatcgtgttacggtggtggagcgagcccgggaagtgatccgccccgggccgggatgtgacaataatcgatgattttgcttcaaaataaaaaaatgcaagaaGATGATTTTGTAAAGGTTGAAATTTCAAAGAGTTTTGTGTGGATTGGTTgtatatgatttttcttttaatcgTCGGGGTTTAGGTACTATGTCCCCccttatgtatttttttttttaggtaataTAATAGGGACATGAAGGCCTAGTCCCCCAACTTTGGTTGGGTTCCAGCCCtcttaaattgttttttattttttattttttttattattttaatatatgttgGTGTATTGAAAAAGGATACTTTTTTAGCCTTCGACCCAGGCACCAAAAAAGACAAGATCAACCCTAATCTCAATATGAGTGGTGCATGTTAAGAAACTTCAAGTTTTTATGGCACTTTTACAAAACTTCAGGTGCATAATACCTGCAAACAGATGCAGTATCTACAAGACAATATATATGACCAATTGAAAACAAACATGATAACATTGGGTCGCTTCAGAACCTTTTTGTGTGAAAGTATAGGAAATGGCCATAGAGCTTCaggttcaataaattattattttaatcgCTAGACAGTAGGCTAGCAAGAAAGAAATTAGGTTGATAGAACCCAGGCCCAAATATTGGGCtaagaaagaaaaagtgaaaaatggCTCCCATAAAATGGGGCAGTTTTTAATGAgggcccaaaagaaaaaatctaTGTTTTTCGTTTGCTTGTCTGTTGGCCATAATAGCAAAAATGGGCTAAGAGTCCAGGCCACAAAAGGGCTTCTAGGTTCAAGCAGCAAAGGCTGCTGGCTTCCAAgtccaaagaagaaaaaacagatATAGAAGCCCAAATTCAAAAATTGAATGGGTTGTTTAAGTTGCAAGCCCAATTAGGGCTGCTAGCCTTTTGAAATCCAAGCCCAACAATGCCTAGTTTTTTACTAGGAAACCTCGACGGAAAAGCCACGGCAGGTTACAGTTCACAGACACGAACAACAAAAACGGTGTTGAAGAGTTTGATCTCAGACGAGTTAGATCCGGGATTAACTAGAACTCTTGATTTCATGACAAAGAGTAAATATTAACGTCGGGATCATTAAAAAGACGGCTGTGGAGGCAACCTCGAGATGCTCGAGCTTCAACAAGCATGGAATTTGTGTGCTATTCCTTAATCcttgtgcttttatttatagtaaaccaAGGAGCATTCATTTCCTTACAAGTAATACAATCATAAAGGGAAAGGATCTTCTAGTATCGTAAAGAATCTActagatttacacaatcatacatATGCTAAAATTATGTTCACAATATCCCATTATGATTTTGAGCCCATTATGATTTACATGTTTAGTGAGAGCGTTGATTTGGAGTTATGGGGAGAATGAATAATGAGGGGAAGGCATGTTGGGTGTACGTTGAGAGTGTATGTAGGGGTGTGAGGGTAGTATAGAAAAGTATGCGAgtgtgtgttaaaaaaaaaattgattgaaaaaGTAAATGTGAGGTGTATTTAGTATGTGGATTGTATTCAACAATATACAAACAatccaaaaaattcatcatttaTATCTAGTAGTGCCATAATATTTCAGACGGGGGTTCTTAATTACCTTTGCGATGATGTTAATGCTTTGTTACTTCATATCAAGAGTTTTGGTCTGAGTGGCATCAATATATCAATTACTAAAAAATATAGAGATAGGTCGCAAGAtaaaatatatgtatacataaCTACTTAAAACAATGCATAAAATTGCTTCGCTTCAAATGTCAAGTTACACATTCATAAAAACAGACTCTTATTTTTTAGGATAGAAAATAAACttcagaagaacaaaaaaaaaaaaaaaaaaaaggataggATTATTAGGCATTTGCATGTTGGATTATCAGGATCATAACCCAAAACTTATTTTTGAAAGCTCTCTTGTCTACTTGTAGAATTCCATGACCCAGAGATTAGCAGCAAAACATTCATATCTGATGCCACTAAAACCAGCACCAGTTGCTAGGGCCATGAATTCTTCTTGGCTCCTCTCCATCCCTCCCGGGGTTTGAGTCATCATATGCAGATCCAGTTGGGCGTTGGTCCTCACAGATATGTTATTATCTGGTTTGATTGGGAGAAGTGCCTCCACCACAATCACTTTTCCATCGTCTGGAATTGCATTGTAACAatttttcaacaattttatGCAGTCTTCATCTAACCAATCATGAAGTATGAActacaaaagaaaatggaattattaattaaatagaaaagctTCAATTAATGATCATTTGATTTTATGGCACTATAGAAGGAGGTTTCTCATAgtataaaagataaaataaagagacAAAAATCCAACTTATCATATTTCTTTGCTCAGGTCAAACAAAATATTATGCAAACAAAAATAATGCATGAATGAGGAGTTTAAGAATCACCTTCAAAAAAATGGCATCCCCATTTGGAATACTTGTAAACATGTCTCCTCCAACATTTTCAACCCCTGCAAAATAAATTCACTACAATCttttagaaaggaaaaataTAGAATCCAAATCGTAGATCATAACATTATAACTGTAAAGTCATACCCGGATAAGAGGTGGCATGTTTTATAACATGAGGCAAGTCAAAATTGATTCCCTTAATGTGTGGATATTTACAAGTGATTAGACTAATTGCCCCTCCCAGATTACCACCAACATCAACAAGCTGCTTAACGTGCTCAAAACCTTTGTAGAGATGAAGAATTCTCTTCATAACAATGGTGCTATGGTTGAACATTGCCTTGTTGAACATTTTATTAAACCGAAGGTCGACACCTGGATACTGAAAGTGGTGCATGCCATGGGCTTTGTCAAATGCAATTCCTCCTTCAATAACTGCATCTTTCACTCTAGGCCTGTTGATATTCACAAAATTAAAGTTAGCTAGCtacctttaattttttattatgttcattgttatttttgaaatttggatacattttattcatagtttttatgctatttttttcttgaaaaaaaatgggACAACTGATGGCAAGTCACAATTATTCATCACTTCTAGGTCCAAAGAGGCTATGAGAAATTTCACCCTACTTGTGGCCATagtcaaataatattttaaaaaaataataaatcataCGCATATATTAGAAATGATGAACATATTAATATAATACAAAATTGATTGGATGTATATAAAAATGTATACCAAATATTAAGAATAAAGAATATGCATATATGAAAAAGTTCGAGATATAAAAAAACTTGTCAAATATATATGAGTTCCAAattttgttctaaaaattcaaagataactccaattccaaaaaattatgagtaatagaatattttggaatttaaaattttcgatCTCATCCAAAAATTTTGGAATAAAAATTGTAAACGAGACATTTTATTCGAACCCATATAACTTTACTCTGCACCCAACTTAAACTGTAAATGTGAATAATCTTATTTACTCTATTGCATAACTACCATCAAGTAtaagatgaaattaacaatgAAACTAAAATTTTTCAATAAACCCACACCTAATAATCAAACCATACTATCACGCAATCTTTATCTTATGTTCATTCTAGCTAAAACAAAGTGTTCCAaaagagataaaaaataataataagagacAAAAGTTTTGAGTTATCTAAAAATATCATTTATCTACTTACCATGACAAGTTCGGAACCATGGCTCAcgaattttcaaattaaaaatcaaaactccaattggattaaattCTTAAGTCAATACTCCCTTTCTCATCAAAATGTGATCATGACAACCAACACTTTACGATAATTTTTTTTcgtattttaaaacataaaaagaagCAAATAACATGGAGATGGAGactatatatactataaaattttaatttccttggcatcaatttatgttttaacAATCAAGGCCTGCAATTGTTCACCCCTTTGCTGTACCTTGCTGTTTTTGGTATGGACCTTCTTTGCAACATACACTACCAAGAGGCTAGGGCGAAGGCTGACCATGTTAATTGCTGGGATTTTCTTCGGAGTTGGTAGTAATGCTTCATTTCAAGTATTATACAGTTCTTGATTTTGGATTTGTATTTTTAAATGGGTGTGAAGATAACTTTACATATTGAATTAGGTTTGTGAGAGTAATTTAGGaagtaaatttgggtttaaagagatattgatcgattaattaaaagaaaaactaacaaaaagtcctcaaaaactttagttataatgaaaatgacaaaataaagatgTGAATGaatagtgtaaaaatatcattttttgttaaaagtgaacagtaatatgggtgtttcattaaaactaccttaattaaaaataatatgagtgTAAAAAGTAAGttggtgtaaaaaaaaaaaaaattatatgaatccaaataaaattttccaattGTAAACCTTATTTCCGATCCGATCCTTCAACAAGTATGGGACTCATTCATGTATGTCCGACAAATTTGGGACACTTTCATTCCGCAAATTGGGCATTGATCAACTTTATACATACATGAAAATGcccaattttttaaattgaattgaCCCTTATTAAATTTACTGCCAATTTAACCAACAAgtcttgaccaaaaaaacataCCAGCTTTTTAAGAAGACCTCATCTTGAACCATAGTCAACACAGGGGCTAATGAAACACCATCTTCATCGGTCACAAAGTGCTTGGCCACAGGGGTAAGGCTGTATAGCCTCCGGAAACACTTGTCAACTTTACCGTTAACAACCGTGCAATCGAGGACGGAGTTGCTGGCCAGGACAGCTAGAAGGCGATCTAGCATCATGGGTCCGTCAGGGGTCTTGGTGCCGATGTGAGTTGCAATCTCAGATGCAGAGAGCTTGGCATTTGGACCCTCTTTCGCTATGATGTCAAAAACGCCAAGCTCAATTGCCGATTGCATGGAGAAAGACAGCACAGAAGAAACCACCAGCTGCAGTGCATGGCAGTagctctcttcttctctccttgCTTCATCATCAAGAGGAATTTTAGGAAGGCCTTTTGGTTCCTCCAGAGAAGCCATTGGATTAGTGCTTGTGCATCTAGTTAAGCTGTCTACATTGATTTATATGCTaaaaattcttggatttattaGGGTAAatgttctctttttctttttctttgtgttATTTTTAACtggaatttattttaatattttattttgatatttaaTATATTAAGCTAACAAGTTGTGAATAATCAAACCAAAATATCTGCGCCGGCGGGCATGGATCCAAGAAATTTGAATAATCAAATTATGTAATGGGAAGTAATTTTGTGAATGACAGTAAGCGTAGAgactattttatatatatatatatatatttttttttttttttgacaaaccataaaatatctatgTTAAATTAGTGAGAGAGGATTTCAAACTTATAACTTCAGATGTAAGGATAAATGCTATAACTAAGTGAGCTACATAATATTATATGATCGAACAACATACATATATGAATATGAGAATGTGAGTTTTTGTCTCTAAATttagtaacacatcatttagtttgcaattttagtctccaaatttagtctctctattAATAGGTAATATAGATACGTAGGTTTTAAGGGAGTATTTTTGCTCACAACCATAATTAAGGTGTATACTCACTGTACACCTAATTATTTATCATGTGTTTTTTTCACCGAACTCTAGTTAACTTTCACATTAAATattccctttttaatttttgaaaaaaaaattaaccaaaattaaGTGAAATAACGCGTAACACATAATTAGGTGTATGGTGAGTATACATCAAAATTTAAGTTAAGTAAAAATCCTCCCTAGGTTTCCGAAAAGGGATCCCATGATGGGGATCGTCAATGGTACATTGTGCAgttagaaaattttaaattttaaattaaatataaatagtacttaacgaaaactgactacaaaatatacgataaacgattcCGATCACGAAATCTCTAAAATCCTCAAAAAAATAATCCGACAAGGGTCCTATTCCCTAGGTTTCAACCTTGaaacataaatttttttgagTAGCAGACTAGAATTCTCCAGACGACTAGTTCAGCTAAAGTTGCTGTGGAATAACGGATACGTTTGACTGAGCAGCCTAAAATTCTCCAACTACTAAGTCAATTAAAGTTGCTGTCGAATTGCTGATGATGAATTGCTGATTACTAATTGATTTCATTTGACTGAATCTGTACCAATGCGACGAACGGGTGACCCTTAGTCAAAATAAATACTTGATCTGGATTAAGCACACGATTTGTTAGTcaaaacaaattattattaaattcgtttttcacgGAATTTGAATCTCACACATTTTATTtacaataattatttttatatctttAAACAATCTTTTCCTACCGAGTCATGGAATCCATTGTTTGTTGCTTTTTCAAGGCCTCTGCTATTGCAATTTTAGAACCATACaaccaaataaagaaaagagGGCTGCCAGCATGAGTTGTTAGAACAGCCGCCCCCTCACTTGCGAAAATGACTTGGCTCTTTAAGATGGAGAAGGAGTTCTTCTTCAAATAATTTGTGATAAAATATGAAACCTCATGTTTATAATCAgaattgtttatattataaattattatgtaaagattatttttacaaaaaaaaataaaataaaataaaataaggtcaTTTAGTCAATGACTCAATCAACCGTAACAATTAGATTTGTAATTCTTTTACCAGATTTGTCTATTGCCTTTATAcagtttaatgattttttttactgaTTTTTTGCATATATGATCTTTATATAGTGATTAATAATATGAACAGTTTCGATCATGATTATGAAATTTTGTAACTAAGTATTTTGAGGAGAAACTCCTCCTCAATCGCAAGGAGCCAAGCTAATTCCCTCACTTGGTGGAAAAGACTTGCCTCTCTCAAGTATTGAGGGGGAACTCATTTTTAAGAGACCTGGTGGTCAATTAATAAGGATCGTCTctacaagaaataaaaagaaaaaaaaatataagatcaTTTAGTTATCAAATAATATAAAACAAATGGTTAGTACTAGCAAAAATTTTACGAACCATCTATCTCTTTACTGTTGGATATATGTCAACAATctgtgataaaattatatatgctaataaataacaAATGTGAATAGGCAATTAACAGAGTATGAACAACGAAATAATATTGAACAGAAATAttgaagatcgaggcttgcgtACTGTAACGTCcttgaaacaaaaatttcatccttactcagtgcttgtagttctacgaACGTAtgcttcaccaggattcaacgaTCAAGTCATAATTCCAACACCGGAAAATTTGACTTCTTGCGAATTTCTATTTGGTTCTCTCAGTAATGATGTTTTGGATTATAGAAGAAGAATTGTTTTTTCTGTGTTCTAAATGCCATGtagatgtatgtatatataatatgattatgCATGTTCGCAACAGGTATGAGGAAGGGATGCATCTGTTGGGAGACATCTTCTCAAAGGGATGTTTTCTTTCTGCGTTTTTTCACACTTcagacttcatctgaaaagatgagtctgttggtaagaaaaataattaattaattaaattcgaaattaattaaaaataattacttaaatctgaaattaattaattaatttaattattagagcCCCAAGGCCTAaggcccatcttttgataaataattatatattaattataattaattatatattaattaccaattaattagtacacctCAAAACCCAACCCCAAGGGTGAGCTCAATTTTAGTCTCCAAGGCCTGTCACTCCAATCACTCTCTATAAGGGACAaagccttataaagtgaggaaaccttttgggaatgaccaatgtgggacaatgaaatttttactcaaaattttcaacaataccccacatttgagttgaaatttcattcaaacTCCAACAACTACCCCACATTTGAATGCAAATGTATGACTAGGCTACCTAAAACTGAGAAAGAATAGACATGATATGCATCGGGTgaagtgtcttttggacttgaacttacCCTAGTGAAAACATATCGGGTTTACTTTGTGACGCAGTGGATGTGGAAgatcttgaactgttcaccgCAGTAGTAAACCGAGACAATATGCTACACACATATCATGTCTGCCACACGTCAATTCATACAGTTGTGTTCATTTCGGCCCTGAACAGATCCCGGATTTCGTAggagctttagagaatttagccatttcaattctcacaaATGCGGCCCCATTTACTCTTATATAGGTGACATTAATTAAGAATAGTCTGCCATAGTCCTTTTGATAACAAGATATTAATGTCATTAAATGTATAAAACATAACCCttcaaactcaacaaacaaCACACATTTTACCATAAGAATGGATAAGTTGTGTGttcaacttttgaatcaaacttaACCAGTTGGCCAattgaacctagaccatgggatctccaatcagcTAGGTTAGGTTTCTGCCTAGTTCGATTCATTGAATTTGCTTGAGACCTATCCTCTCGATGTAAATAATATTTGCTCTCTTGGTAAGCCTTT contains the following coding sequences:
- the LOC137735295 gene encoding cathecol O-methyltransferase 1-like, translated to MASLEEPKGLPKIPLDDEARREEESYCHALQLVVSSVLSFSMQSAIELGVFDIIAKEGPNAKLSASEIATHIGTKTPDGPMMLDRLLAVLASNSVLDCTVVNGKVDKCFRRLYSLTPVAKHFVTDEDGVSLAPVLTMVQDEVFLKSWPRVKDAVIEGGIAFDKAHGMHHFQYPGVDLRFNKMFNKAMFNHSTIVMKRILHLYKGFEHVKQLVDVGGNLGGAISLITCKYPHIKGINFDLPHVIKHATSYPGVENVGGDMFTSIPNGDAIFLKFILHDWLDEDCIKLLKNCYNAIPDDGKVIVVEALLPIKPDNNISVRTNAQLDLHMMTQTPGGMERSQEEFMALATGAGFSGIRYECFAANLWVMEFYK